The nucleotide window ATGGGCAGCCTCGCAGCGATTAAGCAAAGGTCAGTAAAATTCTGTATCTGAGTAGTAGTCTTACTATTGAATACGTCAGTGGTTGTAAAAACACTCTGTATAGTTGCTTTACAACTTACTGATCTGTTTTGAAACACTTTTAATTTCGTGTAATTTTAAAATTGAAATCTTTTTCCGTTATTTTGTGTATGTTGTTGGACCCATTGTTTACTTCAAGAAAATGAGTTTCTGTCATTGCCTTACTTTCACAGCTGTTCTCACACTGTTTGTGTAGCCTTATGATACATCTCTGAGGGTGGTTGAATTTCAAAATATATCGCATAGTTAATGTTAATTTCGGAAACTTTCAATATAATGTAGCATCCTGCATATCTGTTGTCACAATAAGTTTGTTTTTGTTGACGATGTCCTAACAGCAGTAAGTCTTCTTGTTCTGCTGGTTAATTGTAACCTTCGTTACTGCCTGATGACATTGACTAACGTCTTCATTAAAATGCCAAACTAAATGTATCTTTGAATTCCAGTATGTGTAATGCGTGCTATATAATAGCACATATCTCATGCGATTCCATTTGTTGATTTTTCAACTTACAATCATTCTTGTCATCTTTGAACCCAATGCAGACCTCACGCTATGCTAAAGATCATTGTCTCCACTACATTCCTTCTAAAATATAGTAAAGACTTAAAACaatgtattttctttgtttgtttatttttgtttttgtgaagCTACCTTGTGATGTTACACACCACAAATTACCATGGGGTTAAAGTTTTCTTGTTGCTGCAGGGTTTGCTGTTTTGCAGTTTTAAATTTCAATAAGAACACTGCAAAAATGAAGTTGAGAATAAGGTCTATAATTTATTCTTAAAATCTGTTTGCAAATTTCTTATGGTCAGGATTAAAGATGCTTCCAAATGGAGAAATCGGGAAATAAGTTCTCAGAAAAGATAACGCATGGCATTTCAGTGTCACAACAGATTAGAAATGTCCAGCATGCTAGAAGTGGTGAATTGTTAAGTATGGTGGGCACCATAGGCATTAGGGTGCCCATTGTTTCATGCTTACTCAGTACAAACAGTACTTACTTCTAACGCTGCTGTACTTAGCTTAGCAGTCTTATGTCGAAATTGATGGAAAAAGATTGCCAGTATAAGGCTGTTAGATAAAATGAATCAGAATTTCATAGACTGTAAAATCATTCTAGAGCATCTGTCCTCTTTCTATCAGTTCCCATAAAGACTCTGTATGGAAATTGACAGTGTGTTCGCGAGCATAGGTACTGTTGTGGGTTGGTGAGAGAATAAGGATCTCGTGCAGGAAGCCAGTGTGTTGTTAGTGGTATGGCACGTATGCTCATCAGTGGAAGTGACAGCGGTCCAGAGGTGGTTTGATGTATTGGTAATTTCAAACTGTGCTCAAGTttagacccccccccctcccccagttgtGGGGAAAGGAATGCACGTGGTGATGTACTTATGAAAACACCACAGAGCCCTTTAGTTAATTGTCCGGAGGCTTTTCTTGGTACACATGCTGTAATTATTGTACTAATTCTCAGTGTATTGCTTGACTTGGTATAACTCTTGTTATAAAACCAGTGTTTGTATTCATGTTTCATTGAAGATTACCACTTGGTTTTGAACCAAGTGTGACAACCTTTCATCACTTTGATAATCTTCAGCCAGTAGGAATGAGTATGCTATAAAGAAAGACAGAATTATCTCTACTATACAATAGATATGCATACGTCTCCAGCCTAACGGAAGTATTTTGTTTGTTCCACGTACAGTAAGTGTAATAAATTTTTTTAGTGTGAGCATTGCCAAGCACTTGATGCTTGTTTGCAGAAGTCATGAGAATGGTGTGTTATGTGGTGAACACAGTGCACATAAAATGCATTTGCATTTTCATTCACCATAGAAAGACAGCATTTGTGCCCTTTGTTCACCATGCATGGCTTAACCCTTAGATTGTCAAGGTAACAATCTAGCATTACCCTCTACTGGTTCCAGTACTGTCAGAGTGCCGATTTGTCAGGGCTCTGTTTACAGTTAGGTACTGCGTTGTTAGTTTGTTGGCTGTGTGCTTAATACTAATATGTTTACATTTCGTTATTTCATCTGATGTTTTTGTGCATCATTGTCGTTTAATATTGTTTCTGCCCTATTTCTCTTTAagttaatgttattttatttatttcattcactttttaaattaattttttttaaatgagttgTCGGAAAATAGTAGTGTTAGAGTATTTTAGTGAAAGTAGTAGTGGTTCACAAAATCACAATTATGTTCTTGTGGGTACAAAATGAAGACAGAACATAAGGCATAGTTCACTAAAGTGATTGCGTCTGAAACACTAAAACTACCACCATATCCATTTCACAAGGTACCTGCACTAAGGCATGTGCCACCAGTGGGATCTTCTGGAACTgaatatttcaatttatttttcaatgctGGGTTACTTCAAATAGTTGTCACTGAAACAAGTTGCTCGTTTAAGCAATTGATATCTAAACATGATGCTACTGTGTTCAGCCCATATAAAAATGGAAGaatagtttgttggttggttgattcaggggaggggaccaaacagcgaagtcattggtCCCACTGGATTAGAGGAGGATGGGAGAATGaagccggccatgccctttcaaaggaaccatcccagcattaacCTGAAGTGATTTACCTGCAGTGGAGtgtccactgatatgaaacttcctggtagattaaaactgtgtaccagacagaCACTCGCATCACAAGTGTGTGCGATTCCAGTTCTCCAAATTGAGGCAGTCGGTCCATTCACTGTATCTGTAACATCTTTGTGCTGCTGAGATGTTGCTACTGTTCTCAAGGAAGATCCAATCACTGTACTGGCATGGAGGGGCCTTGAATCAGATGTAATATCCACACTGCACAAGATGTAGTAGTAAGTTTCTACTACTGGGTCTGTAACACCTTGAATTCTAAATTCTTAATTCATCATCTATCAATTCTATATATGTTGGGTGCCAGTAGAAGACAGCAGGAGGAAAGCTGAAGCTAAATTCCGTGTTGTGGAAATCGTTTGCGTAAGAGGATTGTGTAGTCGCACTATTGCACAGACTACTGTTTGGAGAACATACCAATAggtatccctggcatagagaagcaaatgaaagagtttataACCAATAAGTCACTAGGTCCGGATGGATCCTTGCTTAGCTTgtgttattgtgaatctctcgtAGAATgcagagtcccaagcgactggaaaaaagtgcaagttactcctgtgtataagaagggtaaaagcacCAATCTCCATAACCTTAATTtgcagcagaattcttgaacatattcaggAAACATTCAGAGTTTATCATAAATTTCCTCAAGGTAGAAAAGCTTCCGCCACaaaccagcatggatttagaaacaaCTGCCCATGGGAAACTCGGCCTAATTTTTTCATGTGACAtcctgtgaactgtggatgaaggagaACAAGCAGACTCCttattcctagattttcggaaaaTGTTTGACACTGTCAACGCATACTAATTAGATTATGAGATAGGTATATTTTGTGATGCCTTCTTAAGAAACAGAACAAAATTTGTCGTCCACAGTGGTGAGTGTACATCAGAGAAATTGGTACCATCAAGAATCCTGCAGGGGAGTATGATATGACCACTCTTGTTatctttatacataaatgatcagaCATACAGGGCAAGCAGAAATCTTTGACTGTTTGTGGAAGTTGCTGTGCTGTATGGCAAGATGTCATCATTGACTAGGAGAATATGAAATAACtgagaaaaaatttctagtaggtgtggtgaatggcagtttgctcttaaagtagaaaaatgtaaggtaattcagatgagtaggaaaagatATCCTCTAATGTTTGGATTcaacattagtagtgtgctgttttACACAGTGATGTTCATTAAAAATCTAAGTGTAGTGCTGCAAAACCAAATGAAATGAGTGCATAAGGGTGCtagtagggaagacaaatggtcagtttttttttttctttcttttgagaattttagaaaagtgtagctCATGTATAAAGGCGACTGCACATATAACAGTAGTGAGACATGTTCTTGAGTACCGTTAGAGAGTGTTGGGGATtcctaccaggtcagattaaaggaagacggaAGCAGTCCAGAGgtgtgctgctatatttgttaccgttaggttcgatcaacatgcaagtgttatggagatgctttgtggactcaaatgggaattctcGGAGGAAAGATGAAAATCTTTTTGgaaaaaacactattgagaaaatttaagagaacaagcatttgaagttgactgcagaaagttacctcaggagatgagtctggtgggtgatataAGCATACAGTTATCATCTTATGCCCACTCCTGATATTGAGTCTTGCCCAGTCTCACATGCATCTTCAATTTCTATGTTGGTAGAACTGAGTTTCtcatctactgcgacaaatacgctgcctccatttcccatttgcctgtcctttcgatatacacttaaattttcctcaaaaatctcattgctatcaatttcaggtgtcaaccagctttctgtacctagtattatgggtgcttcactgctttttaggagtgcttcaaactcgGGCACTTTGTTGCAATGAtgtggcagtttaccattaggattttaatactctcacctgtgggaggcatgtcttctgatcttacactgatacttctgggttatctggattggatggagagtcacttgatctaaaaaaaaaaaaacaccggagATACGGAAGCGTccaatcccgcccgtctgctttgacccatgacgtcatacaTATGGCGGATACAACCATAAACCGCGATTCAAATATGGCGcgtataaagtcgttacgtacacattatgaagacgaaaacacacacacacacacacacacacacacacacacacacacacacacacacacacacacacacacacacacgttccacaaaaagcctaatgacactaaagggacaagtgcgggaaattgggggtttttggctggggacaaactaaatataaacaaatttagacacccacctccatacaaaaccacgcaaaacgatgAAAAAAgcagacatcacaaaactccccaaataccactaaacacaatatcatctgaaatcggacacttcccttgacctatatagctcaacacgATGACAtctagaaacacgccacacgaacaaaccaaactccgcgccatcatgacgtcacacacaacaacacccttacatcatgggtcaaagcagacatgtGAGATCGGACAGTTCTGTTGACACAAAGAACCTTATGTGCACCCCACACactgtcagctacctgagtagcagcctttaATGTGTAGTGCATACCTGACTCATTTAGGGGGAGCTgacagttctcaaccctattgcGCAAGTTCAGGAAGTCactgcctagcttgtcacagaactttcgaagTATCCGGTTCAGTCCTTCCATTTGATTCAGAACCAAAGGAGCATGATCAGGTCTGGGGACAGTGCTCCAATTTGTGAGCTTCTTTGGTACTCCATGCATAATGCTGGAAGGACCCAAGGATGACCTCACAGCCCAGTCAAcatgcatcatttgttccaatgtgcactACAATCTGTAGTTGGTTGCACAGTGTTCCCTCAATAGCTGTTGGAACAGCCTCttaaacatgttgaatgaggctgcCAGGCATACACTCTAAGTGcgcctggtgtcctttcctgtcccttgctgcaatttccctaaggggtaccatccttcACCGTGCATTTCAAGTACCGACGATTAATAGACCCcctacccttttgcgtttgccGCCTCCTGGCACCgagcaaaacaggtttccccaaaacaggtgaagtaagTTCCACTGGCTCATTTTAAGTGAAAGAAGCACCTCAAACTTTTTAGTTAGGGGGATCGATACAACACCgcgagtcctccctggtccccttCCACCCTGTACTGGACACTTGGAGCTAACATTGACATGCCACTCACAATAAAGTGGAAGACTAATGACAGATCTTGTACTTTTAGCAGAGGGGactggatccacaggagaggatattACCTGTACCTCTGCTGCAGGTATCACAGTTACTTGGCTCTCAAGAGCTCTTCCAACACAGCAATTTGCAGCAATTGCCAATTGTTTGACAGTGGTCAGGCCCCTTTTCAGCTGCTAAAGGCCCCGTAAACAATTAAATGTGTTGGACAAAATTGTTCTTATCTAGCCACTGATTTGCCAAGCAAACCTGTACACATTCAATGTTCCAGTCTAACCTCACTTGGAAGCAGACACTGTCATCTTTGTAAGTATTTTGACAGTAATCTGAACTTCCACAAATGCAGACAAACCAATCCTGGCACAGATTCCAGCACTGTGTTTGAAGAAGAAGACTATAGTCCAGGGAATGGCGTAAAATGAGAGATTCACCTGTAAATATCCGATAAAGGAAACATTAACCTCCTAAAGGAGCAAACTTAACTGTTGAGCTCACTCTTATGTAGCCACGGATGTATCAAAGAAGCCTGTACACTTACTAAGAAAGCTTGTCAGtttaaccttacttttgaagcAGGAGCTTTTCATGTGTGCTGTATTTTGGCACTACTGTAAATGGCAATAGATGCCGATAAAGCATTTCTAgtactgtggagagctgcatcaagccactcttctgactgaagaccacaaaaacaccaCCACTTACTCTGGCAGtatgttaaaaaagaaaacaagacactGCTCCAGGGAATTGTTAAAAATTATAAGGAAATATataactgaaaacattttattgGGAAATATTACATTAagaacctgatgattacatcaactttctgtgGATGGACAGTGAAACGTTCAATAACTTGTTCGGCATTActtcaccttcacattgaaaaagaagaccCAAGTACGCAGATAATTTATTCTGTACTACTTATCCCTTTAGGACAGCTCAGTAAAGTAGCACAATGTAGGAACATATTGCCCACATTGTCTGTGAAAGAACCAGAAACttagatttcttttatttcatcccacttctttgtgaatgaatgtgtgggtaaaatattaattttgtttataactTTTTCATGTGTAATACATGACTGGCAAAAATTCTATACCTCTACCACGTTTGTAATTGTCAGTGCTTTTTTTTTATACTTCACCACAGTTTTCCATGGCTGTGGAAATTCACAATACTAGACACATAgtattaaaacaatttttcactaaaTATGTGCGGCGAAATATCATCACAAATAACATCCGCCATCTTGTCAAATTTCTTGCCAATCAAAATTTTTGGCAAAAGATCAAACACGATCTGTGCTTTACAAACATGTCAGACAGAACCATACATggtcaaatatttggcaagcaTATTAAAGTTTGACAAAATGTTTTATGATTTATGGTGGCCTTAATGGAAGCTTTTTATGGAAATCTCCTGTTTTAGGAGACAGATTGGTGTAGAAGTGATGATAATCAACAAGTGCTGTTAAAATTGGAAACAGAGTGGTGAGGAAAAGCCACCATGCACCCTATAAAAGAAACGTTTAGCAGTGGGCACACACAGAGTATTGGTAAAAGTAATTCAGCTATCTAACCATCATGTTAACCACATAGCAATGGATCAGTATTAGTTAACTGATGTTATTTTTCTGCAAATGTAAACCACCTGGAAAACATGAAATTTATTTACCTACTAGCTGTTTTCCTTTAGTCGCTacctacatacgtacatacatcaatacatacatatatacaaaaaCAGACCACATGTTGCATATAAAGCTATACACATAGCAGGTATATTTaaatgaagtttaaaatgtgttagtGTATTTCAGTGCTATAGTGctttaaaaagtgtgtgtgtgtgtgtgtgtgtgtgtgtgtgtgtgtgtaacagtttGAAGTTCCCATTAAATAATTGTGTGTGAAGTTTCGCTCCTACATCATGTTGAGATGAAATTTATGTCCACAGGTCTCCTATCATAGCTGGAAACTTTGCCGTATGGGGAGGCATGTTCTCAACTATTGACTGTACACTAGTACACTTCAGACAGAAAGAAGATCCATGGAACTCAATTATATCGGGTGCAGCAACAGGCGGAATCCTGGCGGCTCGATCAGGCTTGCCGACCATGGTAGGCAGTGCTGTTGTTGGGGGAGTCCTCCTCGCCCTAATTGAAGGGATCGGCATAATGGTAACAAGACTCACGGCTGACCAGTTCCGACCTGCCAGTCCAATAATGGAAGACCCTGGCCAACTAGGCAGACCACCAAATGTACAATAGCATAATACGAACAGCCATTAGTTGCCGAATTCCCTGTTATGCCAGTGGACAAATCTTTTGTGATTCTATGCAGTGAGCATATTTGTAGTGCTCTTCAGAAACTTGGCACTCGCTGCCTGTGTTTTAGGACCTTTGAGGATTACTGGCACATGTTGAGATCTTTTGTGTAAATAACTGTAATGTATATAATTCCATAATTTTATGTACTGTAGTAATAGATGAAGGTGAAGCAATAGTTTCTGATTTTTAAATTTGAGagttgtttcattttttaatacaaCTGCACACCATTACTGgtacagtttttttatttaatataaTGTTAAAATGTGTTCCTTACTGTACATCAGTGTCCTGTTACTAGTCATCATATGTGCACATCTGATAACATTCCTTGTCATTTTTTCGGCTcaaagaaatattataaatttactGTTCGTTTCATGACTCTGCTTCCACTCATTTCATTTCTGGATTGTTGGTATTATATGAGACTAGTCTAGTAAAATATGCTGTGGCGTGAGGTCAGACTAGTGTGATGTAAATACAGAATTTCAAAAGTCAGTTGGCATCTGCTGGGAAGAAAGTATTCTTATCTGACTTGTAACTCATAAACAGCTCAGTTACTTTTCTGATTTCTAATGTGGAAAAATAATGAACAGATTTTGCCTGTTATTGCTGTTTACTATGTTTCCAATCCTCTAAAAACTACTGATTAGCTGTATGTGGTAGTCTTTCCTGCCTTAATAAACTATTACTCTTCTTGATGTGTTGAATGTCAGCAGAAGTCATTAACAGTTCACAGCATAGATACTGTTCACTTACGAAATTAATGTTCACACACACTCAAAATTGTATTTAATAATTCCCCAGTGTCAGATTTAAAGCAGGTACACAATTGACATCAACAGATTGGCACCGACTGATGGTTTGTTTACGCTAGACAAAATGTCCACATCATAATGTTTATGATGGAGCGTGATGTAGTTTCAGCGTTAAGATCTGAAAGAATGGGAAAAGTGTGGTAACTGAAAGTACAGatgtaatgtaaataatttaacaaCAAACTAAACTAATCTAGATGCTGAATTGTCAGAAAGGGTCATAAACAATAACAAAATCTCCTCTAGTTCAAATTCTTGCTCAGTGTTTTagtatataaaacacacacacacacacacacacacacacacacacacacacacacacaaacttgaaaTGGATGCAGCAT belongs to Schistocerca piceifrons isolate TAMUIC-IGC-003096 chromosome 10, iqSchPice1.1, whole genome shotgun sequence and includes:
- the LOC124718944 gene encoding mitochondrial import inner membrane translocase subunit Tim17-B-like, producing the protein MEEYAREPCPWRIVDDCGGAFTMGCLGGAVFQSIKGFRNAPSGISHRLMGSLAAIKQRSPIIAGNFAVWGGMFSTIDCTLVHFRQKEDPWNSIISGAATGGILAARSGLPTMVGSAVVGGVLLALIEGIGIMVTRLTADQFRPASPIMEDPGQLGRPPNVQ